In the Oncorhynchus nerka isolate Pitt River linkage group LG6, Oner_Uvic_2.0, whole genome shotgun sequence genome, GCTTCATTAATAGTTTACAGGCCCTGGTTCAAGATAACAGGAACTGCCAGCAGGTGTATGTGTAACAGGTGTCACTGTTGTATCCTAATAGTGTGTTTCTAATTTTAATCCTCCACATCCTGGGTGCgacaaaatgtaggctacatgtaCGCGCCCTCTTTGGTGGTCAGTGCTCAGCTCCCCCGCGACCAAAACGCGCGTGACCACAGATCATTGTTGTTTCTACGGGTGACTATAAAGTCCAAACATGTTCCTGTTTGCCATCAAACGGCGATTTTACTAACGGATTGTTTTCGTTCTTGCCGCAGAGCGCGCATCAAGTGGTTATTGTCAGGTGGTCTGACCCACCGTCGCTATTTTAATTGAGAGCTTATCCAAAAATGACGGATGCAGAAATAACGTTTTTACCGGTGGGGCAGGATAATGAGAGATTCGGAAGTAACCTGCTCGACAATAAAAAGCTGACCCGCCTATACTGCATGAATGGCGGACATCATCTGCAGATTCTCCCGGATGGGACCGTGGAAGGCAACAGGGACGAGAATGACATTCAcagtaaaaacagaaatactataATATTTCAGTGGATTTTGTTTATCAAATGAACAAAAATACTACTGTGTGTAAATAATACAAACATCTGTTATTAATTCGGCTGTTATTTATTTAGTTTATTGAATTGTTCATCCAATCAAGAAGTTTGTATTTATCTGCATAATTAACTTTATATTCAACTGTAATACATGTATGTTGATGCATGCTGTAATGGTTTGCAAAAGTTCACAATCGACCTAAAATAATGGGCATTTCCAGGCTGTTAAACTTCAGTAAAGATAATCATCAGTCTCCCACACTAAGAAGTTTCCATAATAATTGTATGGCTCAATATCAAGGACAGTGTGGGTGTGAATGACTGAAAAGCCGATCTCTATCGTGATCGGAATGTGTGGGATATATTTAGACTGTAACAACACAGCTGTTTATACGCTGTCTGAAAATATGCTGACAGAGAACACTTCAGAAATACTCTTGCAGATTTGCAGACAATGTTATAAGTAATACGTTACAGTTAGTAAACGCTCCCAGTTGCATAACATCTAGCATTCATACTGAGGCTATTGAGATGACCGTTTTCTCAAAGCAAAGTCTCTGAATGTTGCACAATGCCATGATAACCAAATCTCGACGACAACAAAGGTAGCTAACCCGTGTTTGAAATAGTAACCAAATTCCAGCATGCTTGTCTATGTCACTTAATTTCGGTTTGTCCTTCTAGTTTGTGTCTATTTGTTATCGTGTGGAATTTTATTTTTAAGCGTGGTTGGAATGCTTGTCTTGAACTAATTTTGTTAGTTTGTCCtcctgtgtgtggggggctcTGTCTTTGTCAATCCGACGTTGCTTTGTACCCTTACCTTGCCTTAGCGGTCCTGCGGGTGAAATCTGTGGACCGTGGTGTGGTTGTCATCCAGGGGACAGAGGCAGGACGCTACTTGGCCATGAGCAGTGAAGGAAAGCTCTACAGTTCAGTGAGTATTAAACTGTCTGTATGACCCCGTTGTCATGATGACCTCTTCACCCTCCCTAACTAACCATAAGTCACAGAAACAGTGCTGTTTTAACATTGGTGTCAACACATTCATTTAGGATCGTGATAGGAAACATTTACAATTATTATCCTTCAAATAATTATTTTACATCATTCAAACTGTTTAGGACTACCTATAGCCTTTTAAAatgtgacctttatttaactaggctagtcagttaagaacaaattcttatttacaatgactgcctaccccggccaaacccggatgatgctgggccagttgtgctccgccgaatgggactcccaatcacagccagatgtgatatagcctggattcaaaccagggactgtagtgacacctcttgcactgagatgcagtaccttagaccactgcaccactcgggagcccacccCCAGAACCTTACCAATCTGTTTTTGGATTACCTATAGCCTTTGACCACCCACAGGTAATCTAATCAACGATCAGCATATGTTTGTGATGACTATCTGGCTTTCTGTCTCTCCCATATAGTCCATAGTAActgatcagtgttatttcctggAGAAGATTGAGGTGAACCACTACAACACCTACCAGGCCCAGAAGTACCAAGACGGGAGTTGGTACGTGGGACTGAAGAAGAACGGGAAACCCAAACTAGGCTCCAGAACCCACATAGGGCAGAAGGCCATCTTCTTCTTGCCACGGCGGTTGGAGGGCACAGGGGAGTGAAGGGTGTAAGGCCAGGGGTGGATCTGAAATGGCCAAATGTAGtacactatattgggaatagggtgccatttcagacacatccATTCCAAGGTGCTCAGTGGGAAATTGCAGGCAAACAGACAGGCTAATCAAACAGTATTTTACATGTAAACTAAGTACTGAAGCTTGTGTTGCAGGTTATAACAGCAGCAGCACTTTCGCCGACCTGTTATAGATGCTGTCACCTGTATAAACTATTATAAGCTATGTGATGGACATCTGACTGGTAGAATCATGCTAAAACTCAACCAAATTAAGCATTCCACTCCACACTATAACTGCAATCTACTTTATGCTGCTAACTAGACATCTAGAATGTTTATATTTGTTGATGACTGTTGCCCactgtggtcctctgtagctcagttggtagagcagggtgtttgcaacgccaggatagtgggttcgattcctggGACCAGCCGTACTTTAAAATTTATGCACACATTACTGTCATTCTTTTTAGATAAGTGTCTGCCAAATGGCATATATTTAAATGTAATATTGAATCATGACAACACCAATGATATGTTGCCTATATATGGAAATATGAGTAGTGTCTCTCACCAGGCAATTGTTATAGAAAGCTGAAGGAAAATAtatcacatactgtacattgaaAACCATTTATTTTTAAACCTATGGGAACTGTAGCAGTTGGTGTCGTCATTGTGTCTTTCAACCACAAGGTGTCAGTGCTGCACAACATTTTACAATAAGCCTTAAATCTCTGGCAAAGCCTGCACACAAAACCTGGAACAGAGATCAATCTTGCTTTTGAAAGTGACATTTATTAGACATGAAGCTTTTTGACAGTTTAAAACAATATCTCATAATAAAATCCCAAGGATGGCAGCTGTACTATTTCACACAGAGGATCAGAGAGATGTGTGTCTAAGGACTGGGTTTGGATTGTAGCTGTGCTGTACCAGTCCACATTAAGGGCTAAGCAAGAAATATAAACAACTGGTTTAAAACAGACTGGCTGGCATACAGGGGGATGCAACAGAGCATGTTTGAGATCATTTACAGTTAACAATATGCCAACAATTTCCTAAAGAGAAAGATCGACGAGTACAATTGCTCGTCTTCTTCCTAAATCGAATTAGTAGTCAGAAATTGCCATATCACCCCTATGACCAGTTATAAATTGCCATTTCACCCTTATGAAAGCTCTATACTCACTGAATAACTACAGGTACTACCATTTGGTCGTGTATTGTTGAACTCCCTGGCGTTTTATTAGTTTTGTTTCTAAAAAAAGTGCACCTGCTTACATTCTCTGACAGCATCATAGTTTTTCCATACGTAATGGTTATTTTTCTCCTCTCTGCACAAAACTGTATGACTtgtacaacaacaaaacactttggACAAAAATCTGTACCTTAAGATGTGCACATACCTTGTGTTTGAGGTAGGTGTGCATATAAAAAGGTAGGATTATGTCTTATAGGAATAATTCATGACAAATTTTTAGCAAAGAACTCCGCCCTCTACTGGCCAGAAATAAGGTCAACGCTTCATAGATGAAGCCAACAGGTATAGCGCATTATTACTTGTGATAAGCATGTATAAAACGCCAATGTTTTTATTACAAACTCAGAAATTGTAAAACCATACGtgaatatccccccccccccgtctcatGATTACTATGAGCTGGTGACTACTATGAACATAAAGGTGGTACAAGTGCTTATGACAAGTGCTTATAATGCATCGTAATGCATTACACCTGTGGGCTTCGAATAAAGCATTAGTGAAATAAGACTGATCCCTTGAGGTGCAGATGCATGCTAGTACACTACCATCAAATGATATAAGGCATTACACATACATTACAGACTGAAAAATGTAAAATAGCACTTAACATTCGCCACTAATGAGTACATACTATCATTATCCATTAAttacatttttcaaaataaaataaaacaattggTGTATTTAATTCCTGAATGTTACAAGAGTTGTATTCATCaagattgtgtttttttttttctccatcctGCCATGTCGTGATGCTTATCTGAGTAGTTTGGTTTTAGACTTCTGCTGTTTTGTCGGTATGATGCTTTTCAAAACAACCAGGATTCTCTATCCAGATTCAGGGACGTTTTGTTTATTCAAAAACCGTCTGTGAAAAGTAAACAGCAGATAAGTTAATGGTGGAGATCAGCATCCGTAGAGAAAGGCTGGTTTACTACGGACCGTGTTTGTTTATGGTATATTTACAGGTAACCAGACTACATTGGAAGGAAACTAGTGAGTGGAGAAAATCTATATGATTTGACAGATTACTAATACTTGTATTTCTTAATAGAGGACCAGGCTTATGATTTGATAATGTCGTATTCTGCTGTAACACAGGAAGGTTGTGTGAATTAGAGGCCCTTCACCTTCAGTAGATGAACAGGACTCTCGTTCGGGGCAGTGTGGCGTAAGTAGGGTCGGCCATTTTGCGAACCCGGGAGTAGTTGACGAACCCTCTGACGAACAGCATGAAGCCTGGAGAGTCACAAAAAGACAACAGCATCCGTTCCGTGATCATCTTTCACACATTTCATACACATGAATTCCATCATCCAAATAAGAGCTCAGACTTAAGCTTCACTTACCCAAAGCCAGGAACACCCACCACAACCAGTACTGACCATCAAAGTAGCCGGGGAAGTAGGTGGAAAACTGGAAACGTTCAAAAGACAGTAAAACAACATTAGGAGGACCAGTCGTACACACAGTAGCATTCCAAAGCAtttagggctgggctggaacaaaagcctgaaCTCCCCGTAGTACTGCAGGACCAGTGATGTAAAGAACAAGGAGACGATGTGTGTTGATCTTACCCGGACTATGAGAACCCATTTGATGAGAGACAGGCCAAAGCCAGAGACGGCGCCGTAGCGGCCGGCTGCAGAAGTGGTCAGACAGAAGGACAGGAAGAAACCGATCCAGTTGAACAGGAATGccactggagagaagagaggacaattaaccaatcaatcaattaatcaaagATCACCAATAAGAAGAGGCTCATCAGTTAACATGCTTGTCGTTCACCACACATAGACAATGATGCTTTGTGAAAGATTATACAACAGCTTTTCTAATTGCACAAAATTCCACCTTATGAACCGGTTGGACAAGTCCCTGGCTTGGCTTAGGGCGGTCCCTGGCTTGGCTTAGGGCGGTCCCTGGCTTGGCTTAGGGCGGTCCCTGGCTTGGCTTAGGGCGGTCCCTGGCTTGGCTTAGGGCGGTCCCTGGCTTGGCTTAGGGCGGTCCCTGGCTTGGCTTAGGGCGGTCCCTGGCTTGGCTTAGGGCGGTCCCTGGCTTGGCTTAGGGCGGTCCCTGGCTTGGCTTAGGGCGGTCCCTGGCTTGGCTTAGGCGGTCCCTGGCTTGGCTTAGGGCGGTCCCTGGCTTGGCTTAGGGCGGTCCCTGGCTTGGCTTAGGCGGTCCCTGGCTTGGCTTAGGGCGGCGGTCCCTGGCTTGGCTTAGGCGGTCCCTGGCTTGGCTTAGGCGGTCCCTGGCTTGGCTTAGGCGGTCCCTGGCTTGGCTTAGGGCGGTCCCTGGCTTGGCTTAGGGCGGTCCCTGGCTTGGCTTAGGGGCGGTCCCTGGCTTGGCTTAGGGCGGTCCCTGGCTTGGCTTAGGCGGTCCCTGGCTTGGCTTAGGCGGTCCCTGGCTTGGCTTAGGGGCGGTCCCTGGCTTGGCTTAGGCGGTCCCTGGCTTGGCTTAGGGCGGTCCTGGCTTGGCTTAGGGCGGTCCCTGGCTTGGCTTAGGGCGGTCCCTGGCTTGGCTTAGGGCGGTCCCTGGCTTGGCTTAGGGCGGTCCCTGGCTTGGCTTAGGCGGTCCCTGGCTTGGCTTAGGGCGGTCCCTGGCTTGGCTTAGGCGGTCCCTGGCTTGGCTTAGGGCGGTCCCTGGCTTGGCTTAGGCGGTCCCTGGCTTGGCTTAGGCGGTCCCTGGCTTGGCTTAGGCGGTCCCTGGCTTGGCTTAGGGCGGTCCCTGGCTTGGCTTAGGCGGTCCCTGGCTTGGCTTAGGCGGTCCCTGGCTTGGCTTAGGGCGGTCCCTGGCTTGGCTTAGGCGGTCCCTGGCTTGGCTTAGGGCGGTCCCTGGCTTGGCTTAGGCGGTCCCTGGCTTGGCTTAGGGCGGTCCCTGGCTTGGCTTAGGGCGGTCCCTGGCTTGGCTTAGGCGGTCCCTGGCTTGGCTTAGGACGGTCCCTGGCTTGGCTTAGGACGGTCCCTGGCTTGGCTTAGGACGGTCCCTGGCTTGGCTTAGGACGGTCCCTGGCTTGGCTTAGGACGGTCCCTGGCTTGGCTTAGGACGGTCCCTGGCTTGGCTTAGGACGGTCCCTGGCTTGGCTTAGGACGGTCCCTGGCTTGGCTTAGGACGGTCCCTGGCTTGGCTTAGGACGGTCCCTGGCTTGGCTTAGGACGGTCCCTGGCTTGGCTTAGGACGGTCCCTGGCTTGGCTTAGGACGGTCCCTGGCTTGGCTTAGGACGGTCCCTGGCTTGGCTTAGGACGGTCCCTGGCTTGGCTTAGGACGGTCCCTGGCTTGGCTTAGGACGGTCCCTGGCTTGGCTTAGGACGGTCCCTGGCTTGGCTTAGGACGGTCCCTGGCTTGGCTTAGGACGGTCCCTGGCTTGGCTTAGGACGGTCCCTGGCTTGGCTTAGGACGGTCCCTGGCTTGGCTTAGGACGGTCCCTGGCTTGGCTTAGGACGGTCCCTGGCTTGGCTTAGGACGGTCCCTGGCTTGGCTTAGGACGGTCCCTGGCTTAGGACGGCTTAGGACGGTCCCTGGCTTGGCTTAGGACGGTCCCTGGCTTGGCTTAGGACGGTCCCTGGCTTAGCTTAGGACGGTCCCTGGCTTGGCTTAGGACGGTCCCTGGCTTGGCTTAGGACGGTCCCTGGCTTGGCTTAGGACGGTCCCTGGCTTGGCTTAGGACGGTCCCTGGCTTGGCTTATGACACTTTGTTTAGTGTACCCATGACCCCACGAGATGCAGACAGACATCGTCTGTCCAGAACAACAACTACActgtacaggaaacagagggaagaCTTACTGAAGAAGGTGAGCATAAAGATGCCATCATTCCCTATGCGCAGCTGGTCAGCATCGTCAAAGTCATCCTCCTGACAGGAGAAAAAGGAAATGTATGTTTTGGTTGTCAGACACCTTCCAAAGATGATGGTCAAAATGTGTTTATTTAGGATGCAGGCTCTCACAATGATAAATACTAGTGAATCTGGAGTTATCAATGCCTGaacaatgaatgaatgaatgaaaacggCTGTgaaaggaggacagacagacataccaCGACTCTGCCAGGGACCAGAGGGACGCCGGTCTCTGCTTTggtcctctctgcttcatcataGGAGGGCAGTGTGGTAGCCACGTTGTAGGACGGGGGGTTGGGGAACCTGCCTGCATCCTCCTTGTAGTCGAAGAACGCTGCAGGGGGAAAAGGTACAGAATACGTGACGCAGAACATTACGGTTGGCTAGTAGCAAGGTGAATGTTGGGAGCTCACTAAAACACCAGTTTTACACTGTAGCCTTTTCTTTTCAGCACTAGAATAactatattacaatattacattcCTGACTTGCATCTTAATCCGTCCTCAACCCCATATGAGAGGAGTCAATATATTGCCAGTTACTGTGTGTAGTGCTATGGATGGACAGAGGCCAATTACCTGCGTTGGCAGCTGAGATGCTGCTGTAAGGGGGAGGGGCATCCAGGACAGCTGCTGGCTCCTCCTGAGGGGGTTGAGCTGCTGCTGGCTCCTCCTCATTCACCAGCtggatgcaacacacacacacagtgggatgATGCTGATGTTGCACTATTCTGGCCGTCAGACAAATTGACTGGCAACACCCCATCAGTGACACGACAGGAACCTTTGAAACCTGAGGCGTATACTACAAtgcaggatcaatgagttagccagctaactttgataattaacaagaaataactacaggtgcctacatacagtgccttcagaaagtattcaaaccccttgactttttaaacattttgttgtgttacagcctgaatttacaaTTGAtgaaatttagattttgtgtcactagcctacacacaataccccataatgtcaaagtggcatGATGTTTttccaaattaataaaaaatgaaaagctgaaatgtcttcagtcaataaatattcaacccctttgttatggcaaagcCTAAATAATTTAATTAGTAAACATAATGAGTAGCATGGTCTCACTGTGTGCAGTAAGTGTAACATGATTAGGTTCGGAACCTTCCGGCAAATTTCCAGAATTTCCCATGTGAAGTTTAGCCCTGGAATTTGGGTAATTTTGCTTAAATTTATCCccaaaaagttagcttataacagagaaccttttttttgtgggatacacataaagcaattctaggtcttgtggcatatttagGCTAAACTATCCTCAAATCAATGgtaattgcaaccctctgcatgcacagtgcattcttccatcacatgtacagctgattctcatgATCTTGCACACGAATTAGATGCTATTGAgccccacactactacactgtctgagccaaggactacatgctttctggtaagttttgattacaatactgggtgggctgaatatattttatatgacatacatgaATTTTTTGTtaaatagtaaatagtagcctacaacaaagtgtgtttaaataatttctaacttaaccatttctgctagttagtttttgctaccatgtgggttttacatggcttgagcctgctaactgagtagtgttaattcacctgtttccatacatgtttcatcttttttttttttatgatcttacaaaggagttgtttaatctaacggcttaactatttatctgtacatggagttgcattttttatttttttaccatttATTTTCTAATCTTGACTGGAAAACTTTCCGatatgtggagacatttcactgcagctaatatAGAAGGAAAAGCTGTATACATTCGGCAAATACTGttccaaatcatatgtgaagaatgcaacaaagatgcagaatcatctggccaagtgcataaagttccctcagcgctcacaacaagcaacctctgacaaaagtccctctacttctattcgaggtgaaaatgataAATCAGACACCtaatcgatagcaacagctcatggtcctcccgGAATGAGAAGTTATTTTTTACTCAATgtaggaacgtagtcagagaaatgctgatgaatgtcttgttcgagctgtgtatgcaactggttcacctctgatgctcacaggcaatgtgtattggaaggaATTTGAATGTTTTTCGCCCAGCATaaacccctccaaccagacatgctttatctactaatttcctgtttgctggatgcagagttcaacagagttcaagtgaaggttaAACAAATCATAGCGacagcagactgtattgcaatcatctctgaggtgtggtcgaatgtttgtgggcaaggaataattaactacataatCTCCGCCCATCAACCAGTACGCTAAAAGAACACAGACAAGagacagacacaccggtctctacattgcagatgagctgaaggcagccatcaatgaccttggaccacagaaggtatttgcactggtgacagacaatgctgcgaacatgaaggctgcttggtctaaagtggaggagtcctaccctcacatcacacccattggctgggctgctcatgcattgaatctgctcctcaaggacatcatggcactgaaaacaatggatacattctacaagagagccaaggaaaatGGTCAGGTATATGAAGGGTAAtcagcagcaatctacctcaccaagcaacgtgagaagaataagagcaccacgtTGAAGCTTcccagcaacacccattggggtggtgttgtcatcatgtttgtctcctggaggggaaggagtctctccaagaaatgacCATATCACAGTCtaccgatatggacagccccatcaagaggatcctcctggatgatgtattttgggagagagtggtaagcatcCTGAAACTCCTggaacctatagcagtagccattgcacggattgagggagacaatgccatcctgtctgatgttcagactctgcttgcagatgtaagagaagaaatccgtactgtcctgcccacttcactgttgctccaaacAGAGGAAAttgtagttctgaaatacatcaaaaagtgtGAAGACTTGTGCCTGAAGCCCATACGGAGTACATGTTGGCCCCCAAGTCTCCCTGGCAacagcatcctgtctggtgcagagatcaacaaggcctatggtgtcatcactaccgtgtctcgccaccttggcctggatgagggcaaggttcttggcagtctggcgaagtacatttccaagcaagggctttggcatggagatgcaatatggcagtcgtgccaacatatctcatcagccacctggtagaagggactttgtggatctgaggctctttcccctgttgcctccctcatcctccagtccttgtttgggaacacacacacaccaaagcacgccaCAGGCTGACCAATATAAGGGTTGAATTTATTTTGGCCATCCatgcaaatttgaggctttttgagcctgacaagccatcctcaacaaggtcagaaagtgacagtgaagatgaggtggacattgaggaggtccagggacaagacatggaagcctgagggg is a window encoding:
- the LOC115125894 gene encoding putative fibroblast growth factor 1 → MTDAEITFLPVGQDNERFGSNLLDNKKLTRLYCMNGGHHLQILPDGTVEGNRDENDIHTVLRVKSVDRGVVVIQGTEAGRYLAMSSEGKLYSSSIVTDQCYFLEKIEVNHYNTYQAQKYQDGSWYVGLKKNGKPKLGSRTHIGQKAIFFLPRRLEGTGE
- the LOC115125893 gene encoding NEDD4 family-interacting protein 1-like, translated to MAEQISNVRYQELVNEEEPAAAQPPQEEPAAVLDAPPPYSSISAANAAFFDYKEDAGRFPNPPSYNVATTLPSYDEAERTKAETGVPLVPGRVVEDDFDDADQLRIGNDGIFMLTFFMAFLFNWIGFFLSFCLTTSAAGRYGAVSGFGLSLIKWVLIVRFSTYFPGYFDGQYWLWWVFLALGFMLFVRGFVNYSRVRKMADPTYATLPRTRVLFIY